Proteins encoded together in one Salmo trutta chromosome 3, fSalTru1.1, whole genome shotgun sequence window:
- the LOC115178834 gene encoding interferon-stimulated 20 kDa exonuclease-like 2 isoform X2: MSDMMFNLGCSGSSGPCKDSSGSNKHKAFIDRRRLLEKKGYLNKKQNQHNHRQGNKHQGPPPWANRPHQPNAAHNKSSAHTQNTHSKSSYHIPSSEHARGATSKPASSTSSSTSLTITVKNSTNPEQSTSTITPGHQPPPTRTVAHCAPIPRGSAPFCNPLKYLAMDCEMVGTGPKGRNSELARCSIVSYDGDVVYDRYIKPTNAVTDYRTRWSGISWHQLVKAMPYQHARKEILKILSGKVVVGHAVHNDFKSLSYSHPAVLTRDTSRIPLLNQKAGFPEKDVASLKRLTKALFNRNIQTGKKGHSSVEDAKATMELYKVVEVEWERTLASK; this comes from the exons ATGTCGGACATGATGTTCAACCTGGGCTGTTCGGGCAGCAGTGGACCCTGTAAGGACTCATCGGGAAGCAACAAACACAAGGCATTCATCGACAGGCGGCGACTCTTGGAGAAAAAGGGTTACCTCAACAAGAAGCAGAACCAGCACAATCATAGACAGGGGAATAAACATCAGGGCCCGCCTCCCTGGGCCAATCGGCCGCATCAACCCAATGCTGCACACAACAAAAGCTCTGCTCACACTCAGAATACTCACAGTAAAAGTTCATATCACATACCCAGTTCAGAGCATGCCAGAGGTGCTACTTCCAAACCTGCATCATCCACAAGCAGCTCAACATCCTTGACCATTACTGTGAAGAATTCCACCAATCCTGAGCAATCCACTTCGACTATCACTCCGGGGCACCAACCCCCACCCACCAGGACTGTTGCCCACTGCGCCCCTATCCCAAGAGGGTCGGCCCCCTTTTGTAACCCCCTGAAGTACCTTGCCATGGACTGTGAGATGGTTGGCACGGGCCCCAAGGGTCGCAACAGTGAGCTGGCACGATGCAGTATTGTCTCCTATGATGGAGACGTGGTGTATGACAGGTACATCAAGCCCACCAACGCAGTCACTGACTACCGGACTCGTTGGAGTGGCATCTCCTGGCATCAACTGGTCAAAGCCATGCCATATCAACATGCCAGGAAGGAG ATTCTGAAGATCCTTTCAGGAAAGGTGGTGGTAGGGCATGCTGTCCACAATGACTTCAAGTCCCTAAGTTACAGTCACCCTGCTGTCTTAACGCGGGACACCTCCCGCATTCCTCTCCTCAACCAGAAGGCTGGCTTTCCAGAGAAAGATGTTGCCTCTCTGAAAAGACTCACTAAGGCCCTGTTCAACCGCAACATCCAG ACTGGGAAGAAGGGGCACTCGTCTGTGGAGGACGCCAAAGCCACCATGGAACTGTACAAAGTTGTGGAGGTGGAGTGGGAGAGGACCTTAGCCTCGAAATAA
- the LOC115178834 gene encoding interferon-stimulated 20 kDa exonuclease-like 2 isoform X1, which translates to MSDMMFNLGCSGSSGPCKDSSGSNKHKAFIDRRRLLEKKGYLNKKQNQHNHRQGNKHQGPPPWANRPHQPNAAHNKSSAHTQNTHSKSSYHIPSSEHARGATSKPASSTSSSTSLTITVKNSTNPEQSTSTITPGHQPPPTRTVAHCAPIPRGSAPFCNPLKYLAMDCEMVGTGPKGRNSELARCSIVSYDGDVVYDRYIKPTNAVTDYRTRWSGISWHQLVKAMPYQHARKESASIMENYVETLTLGFLNGRYSIWCCFYCLHIKPILKILSGKVVVGHAVHNDFKSLSYSHPAVLTRDTSRIPLLNQKAGFPEKDVASLKRLTKALFNRNIQTGKKGHSSVEDAKATMELYKVVEVEWERTLASK; encoded by the exons ATGTCGGACATGATGTTCAACCTGGGCTGTTCGGGCAGCAGTGGACCCTGTAAGGACTCATCGGGAAGCAACAAACACAAGGCATTCATCGACAGGCGGCGACTCTTGGAGAAAAAGGGTTACCTCAACAAGAAGCAGAACCAGCACAATCATAGACAGGGGAATAAACATCAGGGCCCGCCTCCCTGGGCCAATCGGCCGCATCAACCCAATGCTGCACACAACAAAAGCTCTGCTCACACTCAGAATACTCACAGTAAAAGTTCATATCACATACCCAGTTCAGAGCATGCCAGAGGTGCTACTTCCAAACCTGCATCATCCACAAGCAGCTCAACATCCTTGACCATTACTGTGAAGAATTCCACCAATCCTGAGCAATCCACTTCGACTATCACTCCGGGGCACCAACCCCCACCCACCAGGACTGTTGCCCACTGCGCCCCTATCCCAAGAGGGTCGGCCCCCTTTTGTAACCCCCTGAAGTACCTTGCCATGGACTGTGAGATGGTTGGCACGGGCCCCAAGGGTCGCAACAGTGAGCTGGCACGATGCAGTATTGTCTCCTATGATGGAGACGTGGTGTATGACAGGTACATCAAGCCCACCAACGCAGTCACTGACTACCGGACTCGTTGGAGTGGCATCTCCTGGCATCAACTGGTCAAAGCCATGCCATATCAACATGCCAGGAAGGAG AGTGCGAGTATTATGGAAAACTACGTTGAGACATTAACTTTGGGGTTCCTTAACGGGCGTTACTCCATATGGTGCTGTTTTTACTGCTTACATATTAAACCG ATTCTGAAGATCCTTTCAGGAAAGGTGGTGGTAGGGCATGCTGTCCACAATGACTTCAAGTCCCTAAGTTACAGTCACCCTGCTGTCTTAACGCGGGACACCTCCCGCATTCCTCTCCTCAACCAGAAGGCTGGCTTTCCAGAGAAAGATGTTGCCTCTCTGAAAAGACTCACTAAGGCCCTGTTCAACCGCAACATCCAG ACTGGGAAGAAGGGGCACTCGTCTGTGGAGGACGCCAAAGCCACCATGGAACTGTACAAAGTTGTGGAGGTGGAGTGGGAGAGGACCTTAGCCTCGAAATAA
- the LOC115178828 gene encoding protein RRNAD1: MMCSPTLSAEQQRELARNLTYFLSTYKHISDSFIIEFFSEDLWATLPTRWQQILCDLSPPQIADLLLDRLNVNRSYSCVWPLSLLAFRATAHALTFPRTPQGKRGHEVGMLKPEEFLENKSQSSLLGHIFRKHVKPKKQHEIRSLGTLVKQLCDLTDCNSVVDVGSGQGHLTRFLSFGLGLSVTGIEADPTLVSMASKYDGQLLWTLEKERQRKNGPPLSRSAPSPCHVAGWVNPKASWNDFVKQVGNGKCVCEDQTAPAGPSKKRQRESMSEADQQHGHGDQPVLTAESEFLGCSDNGQAASPLKNNDNTCTNSFTSVKHEPQSSSLSFPKRLCKTEAGQSPYVHPLCQESSSTEVVVCPVEEGQGCPDFILTGLHACGDLSATLLRHFASCPHVRGITSVACCYMKITTSENPNPPGLIAPPLSPLPTSEASHSEFGYPMSSWVQGLPGHQLSYKAREGACHAIEDYMHRLREESGLLRMHCYRATLETVIREAKPELRRPGVQAIKKAHLLPFTEYARLGLPRVGLPPDLPLDTCKVEAMLRQEGRVVVYFSLALLLAPVVETLVLLDRMLYLQEKGIKSQLVPLFDPAFSPRNLVLMALKQPTRDKETECTLP, encoded by the exons ATGATGTGCTCACCGACACTTTCAGCAGAGCAGCAAAGAGAGTTGGCAAGAAATCTTACATATTTTCTGTCGACATACAAACACATCTCCGATTCCTTCATAATT GAATTCTTCAGTGAGGATCTATGGGCTACATTGCCTACCAGATGGCAACAGATCCTCTGTGACCTGTCACCCCCACAAATAGCTGACCTCCTATTGGACAGATTGAATGTGAATAGAAG CTACTCTTGTGTATGGCCTCTTTCACTATTGGCTTTCCGGGCCACCGCACATGCTCTGACGTTCCCCAGGACACCCCAGGGCAAGCGGGGACATGAAGTGGGCATGCTGAAGCCAGAGGAGTTCTTGGAGAACAAGAGTCAGAGCTCACTGCTGGGACACATATTTAGGAAACATGTGAAACCCAAGAAGCAGCATGAGATCCGGAGTCTGGGCACG TTGGTGAAGCAGCTTTGTGACCTGACAGACTGCAATAGTGTGGTGGATGTGGGTTCTGGACAG GGCCATTTGACTCGTTTCTTGTCGTTTGGGCTTGGTCTGTCTGTGACTGGAATTGAGGCTGATCCCACTCTAGTTTCCATGGCATCCAAATATGATGGACAGCTTCTGTGGACGCTGGAGAAGGAGCGGCAGAGGAAG AATGGACCTCCGCTCTCTAGATCTGCCCCTTCACCCTGCCATGTGGCTGGCTGGGTCAACCCCAAAGCATCATGGAACGACTTCGTCAAGCAGGTAGGAAATGGTAAATGTGTCTGTGAGGATCAGACCGCTCCGGCTGGACCCAGTAAGAAGAGACAGCGGGAGTCCATGTCAGAAGCTGATCAGCAACATGGGCACGGAGACCAGCCTGTGTTGACTGCAGAATCAGAATTCCTGGGCTGTTCAGACAATGGCCAGGCTGCATCCCCACTCAAGAATAATGACAATACATGTACAAACTCGTTTACTAGTGTAAAACATGAACCCCAGTCTAGCTCACTCTCGTTTCCAAAACGTCTTTGCAAGACTGAAGCCGGGCAAAGCCCATATGTCCACCCACTCTGCCAAGAGAGTTCATCCACAGAAGTTGTTGTCTGCCCTGTGGAAGAGGGGCAGGGATGTCCAGATTTTATCCTAACGGGCCTCCATGCCTGCGGGGACCTCAGTGCCACCCTCCTTCGCCACTTTGCCAGCTGCCCTCACGTTCGTGGCATCACCTCAGTGGCGTGCTGCTACATGAAGATCACCACCAGTGAGAACCCCAACCCCCCTGGCCTCATAGCCCCTCCCCTATCCCCTTTGCCCACCAGTGAGGCATCTCACTCAGAGTTTGGCTACCCAATGAGCTCCTGGGTGCAGGGGTTGCCGGGACACCAGCTGTCCTATAAGGCGCGGGAGGGGGCGTGTCATGCAATAGAGGACTACATGCACAGGCTGCGGGAAGAGAGTGGGTTGCTAAGGATGCACTGTTATCGGGCAACCCTAGAGACAGTTATCAGGGAGGCGAAGCCAGAGCTGCGCAGGCCGGGAGTCCAGGCAATAAAGAAAGCACATCTGCTACCCTTTACAGA GTATGCCCGTCTGGGTCTACCCCGCGTTGGCCTGCCCCCTGACCTGCCCCTGGACACCTGCAAAGTGGAGGCCATGCTGAGGCAGGAGGGTCGTGTGGTGGTCTACTTCAGCCTGGCTCTGCTACTGGCACCGGTGGTGGAGACACTGGTGCTGCTGGACAGGATGCTATACCTGCAGGAGAAAG GTATAAAGAGTCAGCTGGTGCCACTCTTTGACCCTGCGTTCTCTCCCCGAAACCTGGTACTGATGGCTTTGAAGCAGCCGACAAGGGACAAAGAGACTGAGTGCACCCTTCCATAA
- the LOC115178857 gene encoding protein S100-A1 — MGSKLESAMEGLIRVFHSYSSKEGDKYKLSKVELKNLLQGELSDFLAASKDPMVVEKIMSDLDENKDGEVDFQEFVILVAALTVACNEFFVESLNE; from the exons ATGGGTTCCAAACTTGAGAGTGCAATGGAGGGGCTAATTCGAGTGTTCCACTCATACTCCTCAAAAGAAGGGGACAAGTACAAGCTGAGCAAAGTTGAGCTGAAGAATCTGTTGCAGGGCGAACTGAGTGACTTCCTGGCG GCAAGTAAGGACCCTATGGTAGTAGAGAAGATCATGAGTGATCTGGATGAAAACAAAGATGGCGAGGTGGACTTTCAGGAGTTTGTCATCTTGGTTGCTGCGCTGACCGTGGCCTGTAACGAGTTCTTTGTAGAAAGCCTGAATGAATGA